From the Manihot esculenta cultivar AM560-2 chromosome 3, M.esculenta_v8, whole genome shotgun sequence genome, one window contains:
- the LOC110608347 gene encoding probable folate-biopterin transporter 4 isoform X1 — translation MIGWLKQLRNAFGASFLWLICLIYFTQGFRSFVWTAVSYHLKDRLKLSPSASQFVSSVAFFPWSIKPLYGILSDCFPIKGRKRIPYLVIATVLSLVPWPVLGLNAFFRSSRWHISVLLTVQNLGSAMADVVVDAMIAEAVRFEMASFAGDLQSISWLSMALGGICGSLLGGYALTNIQIETIFLLFSVLPAIQLLSCGLVKENHIGSKGLAEFDNSVSSSHKEKENAIILDEDRFSLKKSNRSASRRKNSQKHKTRRTAISAKSQISDKESYLALNWLHSLKAATYSLIEAFRQPIILRPMTWFFLAHITVPNLSTVMFYYQTEYLNLNASFLGTVRVVGWLGLMLGTFAYNRYLKSMKLRKILLSAHIGLSLMSVLDMILVSRISLAYGISDKIMVLCGSALADAINQFKLMPFLILSGQLCPPGIEGTLFALFMSINNLGSTLGSFAGAALASFLNLSSGSFDNLLLGIAIQVFCTYIPVVLLFLIPKHATGIST, via the exons ATGATAGGATGGCTAAAGCAGCTAAGAAATGCTTTTGGCGCTTCATTTCTATGGCTCATTTGCTTGATTTACTTCACTCAG GGTTTCAGATCCTTTGTATGGACTGCCGTTTCCTATCACCTGAAAGACAGGCTTAAGTTGTCACCCTCGGCCTCCCAATTTGTATCTTCAGTAGCGTTTTTCCCATGGAGCATAAAACCATTATACGG AATTTTGTCAGACTGCTTTCCTATCAAGGGAAGAAAAAGGATACCCTACCTAGTaattgcaactgttctttctcTAGTGCCATGGCCTGTTCTAGGCTTAAATGCATTCTTCAGAAGTTCCAGATGGCACATTAGTGTCTTATTGACAGTGCAAAACTTGGGCTCTGCTATGGCAGATGTTGTGGTGGACGCAATGATTGCTGAGGCAGTAAGGTTTGAGAT GGCCTCATTTGCGGGAGATCTCCAGTCGATATCTTGGTTATCTATGGCATTGGGTGGAATATGTGGCAGTTTGTTAGGAGGATATGCATTGACCAACATACAGATAGAAACAATTTTCCTCCTTTTTTCAGTGCTGCCAGCCATACAGTTATTATCATGTGGTTTGGTTAAGGAGAATCATATAGGCAGTAAAGGTTTGGCCGAGTTTGATAATTCTGTAAGCAGCTCCCataaagagaaagagaatgCTATTATTTTGGATGAAGATAGATTCTCATTAAAGAAATCTAATAGGAGTGCATCGAGAAGAAAGAATAGCCAAAAGCATAAAACAAGGAGGACAGCAATTAGTGCTAAATCACAGATCTCTGATAAGGAAAGTTACTTAGCTCTGAATTGGTTACACTCTCTAAAAGCAGCCACTTACAGTTTAATAGAAGCTTTTAGGCAGCCAATCATTCTGAG ACCAATGACTTGGTTTTTCCTAGCACACATCACTGTTCCAAACCTCTCAACAGTCATGTTCTACTACCAGACTGAGTACTTGAACTTGAATGCATCCTTTTTGGGGACTGTCCGTGTTGTTGGATGGTTGGGCCTCATGCTTGGTACCTTCGCTTACAATCGCTATCTAAAGAGTATGAAATTGCGGAAGATTCTCCT GTCAGCTCATATTGGGTTGTCCTTAATGAGCGTCCTAGATATGATCTTAGTGTCTCGAATCAGCCTTGCCTATGGAATTTCAGATAAGATCATGGTGCTTTGTGGATCTGCCCTGGCTGACGCTATTAACCAATTCAA GTTGATGCCGTTCCTCATTTTATCCGGCCAGTTATGCCCTCCAGGAATTGAAGGAACTTTATTTGCACTCTTTATGTCAATAAACAACTTGGGTTCAACGCTGGGATCATTCGCTGGTGCTGCACTGGCTTCATTTTTGAACCTATCATCTGGATCTTTTGACAACCTGCTATTGGGCATTGCCATCCAAGTCTTCTGCACCTATATTCCAGTTGTCCTTCTATTTTTGATACCAAAACATGCTACAGGGATATCAACATAG
- the LOC110608347 gene encoding probable folate-biopterin transporter 4 isoform X2 — protein MSYFTLLFIGLFFFHVFCRILSDCFPIKGRKRIPYLVIATVLSLVPWPVLGLNAFFRSSRWHISVLLTVQNLGSAMADVVVDAMIAEAVRFEMASFAGDLQSISWLSMALGGICGSLLGGYALTNIQIETIFLLFSVLPAIQLLSCGLVKENHIGSKGLAEFDNSVSSSHKEKENAIILDEDRFSLKKSNRSASRRKNSQKHKTRRTAISAKSQISDKESYLALNWLHSLKAATYSLIEAFRQPIILRPMTWFFLAHITVPNLSTVMFYYQTEYLNLNASFLGTVRVVGWLGLMLGTFAYNRYLKSMKLRKILLSAHIGLSLMSVLDMILVSRISLAYGISDKIMVLCGSALADAINQFKLMPFLILSGQLCPPGIEGTLFALFMSINNLGSTLGSFAGAALASFLNLSSGSFDNLLLGIAIQVFCTYIPVVLLFLIPKHATGIST, from the exons ATGAGTTATTTTACACTTCTATTTATTGGATTGTTCTTTTTTCACGTGTTCTGTAGAATTTTGTCAGACTGCTTTCCTATCAAGGGAAGAAAAAGGATACCCTACCTAGTaattgcaactgttctttctcTAGTGCCATGGCCTGTTCTAGGCTTAAATGCATTCTTCAGAAGTTCCAGATGGCACATTAGTGTCTTATTGACAGTGCAAAACTTGGGCTCTGCTATGGCAGATGTTGTGGTGGACGCAATGATTGCTGAGGCAGTAAGGTTTGAGAT GGCCTCATTTGCGGGAGATCTCCAGTCGATATCTTGGTTATCTATGGCATTGGGTGGAATATGTGGCAGTTTGTTAGGAGGATATGCATTGACCAACATACAGATAGAAACAATTTTCCTCCTTTTTTCAGTGCTGCCAGCCATACAGTTATTATCATGTGGTTTGGTTAAGGAGAATCATATAGGCAGTAAAGGTTTGGCCGAGTTTGATAATTCTGTAAGCAGCTCCCataaagagaaagagaatgCTATTATTTTGGATGAAGATAGATTCTCATTAAAGAAATCTAATAGGAGTGCATCGAGAAGAAAGAATAGCCAAAAGCATAAAACAAGGAGGACAGCAATTAGTGCTAAATCACAGATCTCTGATAAGGAAAGTTACTTAGCTCTGAATTGGTTACACTCTCTAAAAGCAGCCACTTACAGTTTAATAGAAGCTTTTAGGCAGCCAATCATTCTGAG ACCAATGACTTGGTTTTTCCTAGCACACATCACTGTTCCAAACCTCTCAACAGTCATGTTCTACTACCAGACTGAGTACTTGAACTTGAATGCATCCTTTTTGGGGACTGTCCGTGTTGTTGGATGGTTGGGCCTCATGCTTGGTACCTTCGCTTACAATCGCTATCTAAAGAGTATGAAATTGCGGAAGATTCTCCT GTCAGCTCATATTGGGTTGTCCTTAATGAGCGTCCTAGATATGATCTTAGTGTCTCGAATCAGCCTTGCCTATGGAATTTCAGATAAGATCATGGTGCTTTGTGGATCTGCCCTGGCTGACGCTATTAACCAATTCAA GTTGATGCCGTTCCTCATTTTATCCGGCCAGTTATGCCCTCCAGGAATTGAAGGAACTTTATTTGCACTCTTTATGTCAATAAACAACTTGGGTTCAACGCTGGGATCATTCGCTGGTGCTGCACTGGCTTCATTTTTGAACCTATCATCTGGATCTTTTGACAACCTGCTATTGGGCATTGCCATCCAAGTCTTCTGCACCTATATTCCAGTTGTCCTTCTATTTTTGATACCAAAACATGCTACAGGGATATCAACATAG